ATCAGCTGATTTGCATGAGCATCGCAAACTAATCACAGATGCGCATCAaatgcagcgcagtgatgcatttccgaaaaggcccatATTTTGTAAGAGATGCAGAGGAATTATGATCCTCTGCATTGAAATGCTTAAATTTCGACAAAAATGTGTGCTAGtacttttcatacaaatttcttacgtttgaaaaaaattcttttaagcTTAAGAAACATATATTCTAAATTTGAATGAAAGCTGAAAACGTAGGTAATACAAAATGTCCCGtactttaatttttgtatacctATGCATCCAGATTTCGATTAATCGTTGTCAAAAATCAGCTTAAAAATCGGAGTGTAAAATCGATCacaaaaaattcgtttttagaaTCTGAAAATCGATCTTCGACCATAATCGTAATCGATTTAACCATGTCGTGAAACCCGAGAATGTCACCATGGGACTCTGACACTCTGAAATTGTCAAGTGGGATATAGTCCTAATTTGGAGTTAGCGTAAATTTAATTAcacattaattatttaattataaacagAAAATTTCCTTAACAAATTAACACTTTAAATCCCTGCCAACTGCCACCAACTGATTATAAACAAAGTGACTAAAATAAAGAATCATTTAATAAGCGTATAAAATATGTAACGTATATAGCACGCACCcacattgttttaattttgtacgTTACATTTTTTCATTAACAGTCATATAAAAGCCTGGGTTTTATAAATAACTAAAGTTATTTGAAACCAAACATTCAGTGAAAGAAGATCGCTCATAGTCGACATGGGTaagaaaaccaaaacaaaacaaaaaagaaattgtgtttctttaatgaaatttaaaaaaaaaaactatttgtattACTGAAACAAACAGTGGTTATTGaactttatgtttttaattcaaaGAAATAAAGTGCatcacaaaattaaatatacttATGAGTGCtacgaataaataaaattttatacacaaaaatatgtatttcttttCCTCCTCAATCACACCgaaaatgcaataaaatgttTGACAATATGACAGAAAAAAATcaccaagaaaaaatatttaaaagccgCAAagagaaagaaacaaaaacaataaatttacgttttcgaaattttaaaatgaatatttCGGGTCgccaagaaataaaaaaacaaattgtttatttgtgtAAAGACAGTGTTAATATGTGCATTTAATATTCTAGTaacgtatttattttttaaaataatttggttgtattgttgttttttttttttaaacatataatGATTTCTTCCCACTTTTGGCAACGTCAAAGACACATTTATACTTATAAGTACTTAGTTACGTTGGAACGTATGCATGTCGTCCAAACGCACTATGGGGTTTGTGAactgtgaacaaaaaaaatatatatattgataaaataacattttataacaaacacaatttatttacattgatactgtaaatttaaaaagacaACAATATGTTTtgcgaaattaaataaaatgttcttcTGCCTTTAATTGCggaacataattaattattataataggTAAACGTTTTAGCTTAAAACTTTCCTTGAGAAATACAGTGTTAAGTTCCAAatgtgttaaataattttttacaagtttacaaaaataatttggtttttgaaaaattggttaaatataactaaaacCAATAATGTACCTTACTTTAATATAAAGTTTTGAAACTTTCTTTCTACTTACACACAgcttcaaaagtgagtaaacaccagcaaAGTTTTAGATTTGTTTCAGATCcgacttaaaacttttaaattttaatcgatggatagattttaggattttcattatcttaaaaaaatcaaataatttgtggtgtttactcatttgaaatattcacagattaacagcacaaaaaacataattttcttcACTTCAAAAGAACAGgaaatttgataatttaaacaaaatttccaatttaaaaaattaagcaatttttagcaaaataagaacataattttaaaaaaatatttaatcaatttttaaaaaaaataatactacgACCGAGACAAAACACTATTAGTATTACAAGTATTTCTAGAATTCATGCATGTAGCTAGTACTCATTTTAGTTGGGAGTTGCGACCAATGATTTCTTATGGAAATTGTCACCTGTAGAACTGATTCTACAGAAGAGTTTCGGAACTTGCACACGTTAATTGGAACACTTTTATAACTAACTAGTTTCAAAAAGCAGAtggtttattttatataataataattataaatataaagacCGGGTTACCGAAAATctaattttctaattttctatAACAGGTCTTgtaacaaacccaaaagcacaAGGCACacaataatgaaaatcctaaaatctatccatcgattaaaatttaaaagtttcagtTGGCTGGAGATTAGGCTGAATAATAGATTtgattctgaaaaaaatttaagtcggactataatgattttcatgatcttaaaataatcaaaaaattcactggtgtttattCACTTTGTatgtctttaaaataaaatgacataatgttagatttttattaatgtttatttgGACCTTAATTTTTGTTCTTGGTGATTTCTAGAATTCAAAGTGAAAGATGTCTGGAATAGTGAAATCGGGtgattttgtatattatatacatatgtatgtacattagatgtaaagaattcaaaatattttcatttctataGATCTTAGAATCTACATCAAACTTTATTATTCCTATGGATTACAATtgagagatgctaatcgggactgatttttgaaaatcccgggaatcaggatttggtaaagaatcccgatccggggtttcgggattttcgggaaatctaaaatctcgaaaattataagaaataaacgtacataattatgtctttacaattgaaagtaaattttttatttagcaattcatttttattagacactaaaaagcatttcagccattctggaacgaattttgtttccgacatatgctgctgccgaaaaacatctttcatattggcaaaaccgtttgcaaatacttacaacaaatctgcaagtattttcctattgtaaagtgatctatttcttttgcaagttgcaaatctacattataacttggtttcgttattgttatttgggttttttacatttattaataatatcttttagcctttgagcaatcgaaatattttcattttgttcgagctcctcatttgagataaaatcaatttcgtttgaagaggatttaaattgagttttgttagataacttacaaaaaaatgtgaagaattgattttccagagccccaaaaataaccaaaaataccgcttacctttattaactatgttgtagcaggagttgagcttaacaacttagctgaacatcactttgcgatattcgtacatgtagaatgtcaaaatgcataaaaaaggcacacacaaattacaatttcccctatttatttatgaaaaacggcatttggaaaatcccgggatttaaaattaaaaaatcccgggcttcggggtttaagaaatcccgaaaaccccgggatttttggGAACGGgtttccccgtttggcatctctaattacaatataaaacaaaatcaatttttttccaaaattacaaggtccgaccaataaattttgatagaggagacaaaaaaacaaGACACGTGTACATCTTAATttgcacattcttattgttaatcggcataagaaaccatgtgatccttacattttaggtataaaatgtgttcagcaaatttatgcaaaatgttacggagaacatttttgtagaatattttaaccctctaaatcctcaaggcatattctacaaaaatgttcttcgtaacatattacataaatttgctgaacacattttatacctaaaatgtaaggtttcttatgccgattaacaataagaatgtgccagagttgggaaactttaaccccgcctcaaatgaaattcagttgtaaactttcaaaacgccgatacacgtgtcttgtttttttgtctcctttatcaaaatttattggtcggaccttgtaattttttttgtgttgtacagtgttatctgtaaatataattttcgaaatattcgagtttgaatatttttttatatttgtttttgcaaaatgtttaacaaaatcttCTCCGATTTTTTGATATTAACAACAGATTTATATGTAAGacattttatgcgatttttcgctatttttggTTGAGAAAAGTATTTACATTTTTCGGAATAAATGTTTAGCATTGTTAATATCAAATTTGTAGAGATAAAATATCATATTTGATCAGTAGAAGTTAaagcaaatatatgtatttcaaatcggtttaaaaaaaattaaaaagttacacAATGAGTTAAAAGTCGCTATTCAATGCTTTGAGAATTTCTTATTTGAGTTGTTTAGTTAAATccgttaaaaactaaatttgaatAATCTTATTAAGTGAAGTACAATATTCCATTAAATTCccatttaatatgtatttttaaatgtactcatatgtatgtaagtatttaaataatacattgtgatatattttatgatatattttaatataagtatgtattaaataaacatttaaataaattaattttcgatATACCCCACTTTAGCTAAACGCCTTATTACACTTATACCTCTAATGCTGTTCGGCATAGTTCTAACGGCGGTGTCTACAAAAGCCTCTGATCAACCATCACGCATTGTATGCTACTTTAGTAACTGGGCTGTTTATCGTCCAGGTCTGGGACGTTATGGCATCGAAGATATACCCACCGATCTATGTACTCATCTTGTATATTCATTTATCGGAGTCGATGATAAATCTTGGGAAGTGCTTGTTATTGATCCAGCCTTAGATATAGAAGATAAGGGATTCCGGAATTTTACACAATTACGCAAGACACATCCGCATCTGAAATTACAAATCGCTGTAGGTGGTTGGGCTGAAGGTGGTTCTAAGTATTCACAAATGGTGGCGGTACGAGAACATCGTCTAAGTTTCATACGCAGTATTGTGAACTTTATGAAGAAATATGATTTTGATGGTTTCGATTTGGATTGGGAATATCCCGGAGCCACAGATCGTGGTGGTACTTATGGTGATAAGGACAAGTTCTTGTACTATGTACAAGAATTACGACGTGCTTTTGAAAGAGAGGGTAAGGGCTGGGAGATAACAATGGCTGTACCAGTGGCAAAATTCCGTTTGCAAGAGGGTTATCATGTGCCTGAACTATGCGAgtaagttgaaatttatattttctacagataaaatgtaaattatagTGAATTTTATTCATAGACTTTTAGATGCCATACATGCAATGACTTATGATTTACGTGGTAATTGGGCTGGTTTCGCTGACACCCATAGTCCTCTCTACAAACGTAAACATGATCAATACGCTTATGAAAAACTGAATGTTAACGATGGCTTGGCCTTGTGGGAAGAAATGGGTTGTCCTGCTAATAAACTTGTCGTGGGAGTACCACTATATGGTAGAACTTATACTTTGAGTAGTTCCAATAAAAACTACAATATGGGCACTTATATTAACAAAGAGGCAGGGGGTGGTGCTCCTGGTCCCTATACAAATGCCAGTGGCTTTTTGGCTTACTATGAAATCTGTACTGAGGTGAAGGATAAAGAAAACGGCTGGACTGTTGAGTGGGATGAAGAGGGCAAAGTACCATATACCTATCGTGATACCCAATGGGTGGGTTATGAAAATGAGCAATCGGTACAAATTAAAATGGACTACATTAAGATGAAGGGCTATGCTGGGGCTATGGTCTGGGCCATTGATATGGATGATTTCCATGGTTTGTGTGGTCGCGAAAATGCACTTATGCACATTATCCACGATAGCATGAGAAATTATCATGTGCCTGAACCGACACGAGAGACTACGCCTAGGGTAAGTTGTCACTTGTTATgtgaattattttgaaaatgtgtaTGACATAAAATAGAAACAATAGCAGATgccaaaatataaaacattataaaatagacttcatatatttaaatataagttACATGTATGTGTAGGTATATTAGGATGGCTTCATTTGTatggaataataaaaatattactgtTTTATGATGCTGGTtttcatatttgaaatttctagaaatatatttccattaaataagcgatacatatgggcaattccatatcatagtacgtgacatttgtacgcctatagagtggaatagattttgcaaaaataagtgtatctgaaaaataagttggtctttatgttccattcagagggtactatatttgaaaataatgaaaagttctttcgaaacattgttgtccaaaatatcgagcgaaaatatcgtacgtgacataaaacggaagtcattttgaagtacatgtagaaatatgcaaaatttttcgaatcgtgagaggcgttatgttaccttttaatttcttacactaaacgaaatatttttcctttacaatcaaaacaatctttggatgattttataataaataaaatttaatatcgtacgtgacataccgtacgtgacagatttttctcttataataaaacaatatatattctgtaaatatatgtacaaaaactaaaaaaattaagagaaaatataggctgacttcataaacgcattttgcaaagcaacactgcaatgaatagtgttcataaacgcaatagattttgttttgacaatgtcgcaagttcattattgtatggcaatgcttgtccatgcgcagcatctgtcaaatttgtgaactggttttatttatgattctttacaaaacatttatgcgttgatgaatgtcacaaagtattgctttgccttgtaattgctttgcattactgcgtttatgaagtcgggcatacattcggtttcaataaacaattttataatagcaaataaacaatcagagtcaaattcatttcatactatatgGTAATTCCGAACTtagttttaaccgcaattttagcctaaaacatgccaattaaattcaaaaattaaatatagtcagtttataCTATTATTGTgctaataaaatgttgtaataagctctaaatacctatacatagtaatattttagtgttttctcctattcaaatcattctcgtggaattgcccatatattaaatttagttattaaatttaagttGGAGCCACCCTAATGTGCATATTCAtagtttgtttttatacatattatacAAGTTAatgattgtttttatatttagtttttttgattatttattttcattatttcttaCTTTTCAGCCAGAATGGGCTAAACCGCCAGCAACGCCACCAAACCCTGATGAGGGCAGTCTGGTTATtttagaaacaacaacaaaaaaacctaAACCCGTGACAACAAAAAGACCCTCAATATCAACAACTGCTGCAACAACAAAGGTAACCAAATGtacagaaatataaatttgtagtcgatttttttcatttgaaaggtAACAAAGGAACTTTTGTCATTACCACAAAACagtttggaatattttaatgaaagtattatattataatttattataatataaaaatgcaAAGTATAACTTAACCAATGATCCAAATACTTCAAGGAAATCATTGCAAATTGCCTTATTCTACGGTTCTAGATCGCCTTAACATGGCGTTAGCCCAGGATAGGGTACCATTTATACATTCTGTGATAGATCAGGAAACTACACCGAACTTATTCTGTTTTTGACATTACACCAAAAGGTGTACCAAAAAggaattaaataatataaaaaaaatatgtatgtttttttaatattgtatccCATTAATTGACATAAAAATAGTCGAATTAGTTtgtgtttaaattattaaattcttcgaatatttatttgtaagaaaatttttttgattattcgaacgaacatttttcaagtgaataCCCGAATAGATTAAACAAAATACTggttaaatataatattttttgaaattgatttcaacacgTTAAATGTACTCAGTAGTTGAGTAGTTGCTTTTGGTATTGATTAGGGGGAAAACAGTCAGTATTGTGTACCTAAATAATAAGTCgagtttagcaacatttcctatcacgtccaaaatgtcaccgttattagaatttttgattctgagtcaaataacgacatttttttgggttttaatgttcaaaatattatgaaacttaatagccccgcccacccaaaagtaggcgtgaccgagaataaattttgtgttatttcactcagaatcaataactctaataacggtgaacttttgggcgttatttgaatttttttctaaaatcgacataagacatgtaATATTATatatcccataaaaaaaaactaaaaaaaatgctttaaattaaagtaacataataatttttcctgtatgtagactttcttgagCTACTGTACATATAAAAGTTTTAATCGAGGATTCTttaaaaccgattttaatatAGCAGATGTTGTTTCTATGAAAGTGGTTACCAAAACGTCGAGACTTTAAGATATGTTCGGAATAACCGAATTCGTTATAATCGTATTTTACTGTAAAAAGgttttgcagttttttatacCATtagtcaacatttttaaaatatcactataatttattttgtattttatgttattgCCAAAATTGTACCACATGTAAAACGTTGAAAGGCAAAGAATTTTCAGAGACAACATATGGTgtcttaaatgtttaaaattgacTAAAAAGGAATCTAAATAgtaactataaataaataataagaaatttttatttggtaaaacaaataattttttaatattaagtgTCTGATTCTATCTATAGaatgttttttatgaaaatccaGCAGTATTTTATTGGTTcagtgatttttattttaagtttctttttaaatttattatgtatatacattagggtgggtcaatttgtttgGATGAGAAAAAACGTAACAGGCGAATAGCAAAATtggaatctacacaaaattctaagaaaatttccaaatgaaaggggtctaaaattaaaaactagctACCGCCGAGAGACATAAGtgttttagacaattttatgtagaaattacttgttaaaatctgtttatatttgcaaaagttattaagctttttcgaaaaaagttcgaaaaaatttaccttgtaaattaaaaattgtacattagggatataactattgacattttttgcaaattggcatagcatagtcgaatagagcattaaaaaatataaaaaaccacgatattattttttcgcggttgttaaaaaagttcacgcaccaaacgcattaaagtttttcatgaaatattttcaattattttgtaatacaatgtattttattttaataataactgcggacatacttcaaaagataatttttaaataagggatgtatccctcacacttgcaaacaaattatgaaattatttatataatttttcagagaaaaaaaaagtttggtttattttagaaattggtgttggtgcctgatgtttttgattccaaatgacctaaaaaaatgattttcattacttatacaacattggccatcacgtggtggtatgccaaaaatttcgccaaaattagttatatgcctattgtacatataaatatttgttttttttttattttattcatatgcgctggggttgaaaatactaaaaaaggtgttaatgaaaagtaataataattagaactatgttttgttaagaactaaatttcctttatacattgcacagtggatccgcccataggccaaaaataaataaaacgttgacaaaatatttagacaaaatgcataaaaattgtCTCTTAGATATCCAATCTTTTAAatggcaaaccggtttttgctggaaatctaacgggactttttaaaaataaaattaaaagcatgagcaaatattcatttgcaaagcgcagctgaacgctggaTTTGCAAACGTGCACTTCAAAacggtcttgcaattgctgtagtctacaaaattaaattattttcaatgaattttgaagttaaaggtatttattttatctttagaaaataataaaactaacttgtgttgtaattcttgtgaaattaatgttttagttaacctatatatttgttacttttttgtataacttcattatgtttacttaaagttttagatGTGTTCCCCCAATATTCCCCCGTAGggttttttttcattgtatttatcagattcttaagataataaaagtgctgaagttagttgcggaaatttgcggatgggcTTGTAATCTTTAATATCCTAACTCgccccacagagggatggcttcatacatttttttttgcaaaaattataagctgtggtcgtagagcgctgatatttggcacagagaattatatggactaagttaagaaaaaaatgaaattttatcaaaatcgtccacgcccaacgcctactgcccatacaatccaaattgattttttcgcataaaattgtttatatccaagcaaaagtctagaaatttggtacatacatttattgaaaccaaaaaggaacatgctgagtttcaataaaatcggtcacgcccaccgcccacgaaactcATTCATAGAttagaattttttggatatttcgtttattattcgacaaaaaatttttagttttcatcctgtcccgaaaacttccgaaaacaattatttttattaatcgaaacaagacactcccacctttcattttattaaaaaaaagagcttgggggaaagtggggctacattttttttctccaaggaaaatcaaaaatacaataattattagACTTATacatttgggcatatcttcttaactgttatggtatccccataatttttttttattgatgtggaaatgttatatttttcaaatatgttaaaggtaaatgtatataaaccactgaattgcgtgaaaatataagtaaatttttgcttaacacccttgcaaggACTTTACTAGCatggacttttttgaaaataaaataatttttttcttaaaactataagtgtacatttcatctttaaacatttctctacaaaactgcatcatttgattgttgaaattaagtgtttgaaaaattgactttttgacaccaaaatccctctgtgcgccgtcttatttttgcatcggtacataaaaatctgatccatggagctgaggtaagcaagcatgtagtagtgtcaataggtgaattgtcggaggaagatgctgaagcgaaaaataagcatataaaacagtttagattgcaacatacccgaaaaatatcgcgcatataactttgtataactttttaatttagtttttttttcagtgtataattcaaatgaattaaaatggaataaaaattaactaaaattgtttaaaacaaacgaattttcatactgaaatattttatttcaaaaattcataaaacaaatctaaaagccaattaacccttgaaaaatcaaagggctactgtggctaaagttgttaatattttttctaaaaaatttgcgGACTTTAAGTTTTTCGGGCATGCTATGAGGTGATAAATTTTGAAGACCCtaccttttttagttttgaagatattgattattgaccgcttgttcatataagggaaaccactgtgcattggtatacatttttataaactttcatatcaaaataagcaatgaaaagcgactaaaatcaaaatttattaactgTGTATTTTGAAGCTTCTCAGCGGGAGCTAgcttttgattttagacccatagtttcttggggaaattttcttagaatttttcgtagattacgtttttgctatacgcctgttgaccaaaaaaattgacccaccctaatatatatacatacatacataagcaATATACAGATCTCTTAAGATTTTTAGTTTAGTTCATGTTTTACACCCATACATGGTGATTTTCATAGAGTCTAAAGTTTACATGGGTATATGTTAATCCCTTACAccttcaaaataaaacaaaattttgactttttctGTGTCTATATACgctaaacttaatttttgaattaatgtttttaatgagACTGACAGTAGTGTACaattaaaactatataaatgtACGGCAAATaaactatatataaatttaataaaattatacagtt
The nucleotide sequence above comes from Calliphora vicina chromosome 1, idCalVici1.1, whole genome shotgun sequence. Encoded proteins:
- the Cht5 gene encoding endochitinase, with the protein product MAKRLITLIPLMLFGIVLTAVSTKASDQPSRIVCYFSNWAVYRPGLGRYGIEDIPTDLCTHLVYSFIGVDDKSWEVLVIDPALDIEDKGFRNFTQLRKTHPHLKLQIAVGGWAEGGSKYSQMVAVREHRLSFIRSIVNFMKKYDFDGFDLDWEYPGATDRGGTYGDKDKFLYYVQELRRAFEREGKGWEITMAVPVAKFRLQEGYHVPELCELLDAIHAMTYDLRGNWAGFADTHSPLYKRKHDQYAYEKLNVNDGLALWEEMGCPANKLVVGVPLYGRTYTLSSSNKNYNMGTYINKEAGGGAPGPYTNASGFLAYYEICTEVKDKENGWTVEWDEEGKVPYTYRDTQWVGYENEQSVQIKMDYIKMKGYAGAMVWAIDMDDFHGLCGRENALMHIIHDSMRNYHVPEPTRETTPRPEWAKPPATPPNPDEGSLVILETTTKKPKPVTTKRPSISTTAATTKKPMKATKKPPTTTKPITESVSSQQPMTEEPEVVQQPMEHYDIDCSHRDFVPHQDCRKYYRCVHGKPIEFECKEGLAFHTVSNVCDWIENSDRYYCTRLKMKNMGNNA